The following proteins are co-located in the Desulfovermiculus halophilus DSM 18834 genome:
- a CDS encoding response regulator, with amino-acid sequence MLKILLIDDEEDFCFFIKGNLEQSGRFTVYTADNGELGLEMAREYKPDLVLLDLVMPDMSGDEVAGWFEHDPDLSHIPIIFLTAIVTKEETGDSNYKQIGGRYFVAKPISTKDLIEAIEDRLQWHTE; translated from the coding sequence ATGCTGAAGATCTTGCTCATCGATGATGAAGAGGACTTTTGCTTCTTCATCAAAGGCAACTTGGAACAGAGCGGGCGATTCACGGTCTATACAGCTGACAACGGAGAGCTGGGGCTGGAAATGGCCAGGGAGTACAAGCCCGACCTGGTCCTTTTGGACCTGGTCATGCCGGATATGTCCGGGGATGAGGTTGCAGGGTGGTTTGAGCACGACCCGGACTTGAGCCATATACCGATCATCTTTCTGACCGCTATCGTGACCAAGGAGGAGACCGGAGACAGCAACTACAAGCAGATTGGAGGCCGCTACTTTGTAGCCAAGCCGATATCAACCAAGGATCTGATTGAGGCCATTGAAGATCGCCTGCAATGGCATACGGAATAG
- a CDS encoding LAGLIDADG family homing endonuclease: protein MELNPNAQLVLTKRYLRKGADGEPIEGIEDLFERVAGSIAREESKYENSPYNVSELTTRFYDLMTSFRFLPNSPTLMNAGTDLGQLAACFVIPVEDSMDGIFDAIKYAALIHKSGGGTGFSFSRLRPQKSRVGSTGGIASGPISFLKIFNTATEQVKQGGTRRGANMGILRVDHPDILEFIRAKEREGKLNNFNLSVALTEKFMQAVDKDEEYPLIAPHTGEEKGSLRAREVYHLLVQKAWESGDPGIIFLDRINRDNPTPQLGEIEATNPCVPADTFVQTSQGPRQVQDLLGGQVRLQVNGREHVSTEHGFFHTGRKRIAELQTAEGYTLRLTPEHKVLRAASMTRYVLRTEWVQAKQLVPGDKVLINDHREIPAWPGALGQAEGYLIGLLLGDGTLKQDKAVLSAWVQEDAVNGQPRDHVACSGIMQAVLEYAQELPHRSDFQGWQKIAGRNEYRLSLGSLKSIALGLGLQPGHKQITPAVEKTSSAFYAGFLRGLFDADGSVQGDQNKGVSLRLAQSNAATLQAVQRMLLRMGIASCIYRNRREAGQKDMPNGQGGMKSYRIQSQHELIITGDNLARYAERIGFHDAEKAEKLQTALASYKRRLNRERFTCTFTGLEDCGWEDVFDVQVPNGHAFDANGLIAHNCGEQPLLPYEACNLGSINVDAFYSETAEDGVDWNGLKETIHLSVRFLDNVIDASRYPLPQITDMVHTNRKIGLGIMGWADLLYQLHIPYNSRRALSMGEKLMDFLHQESRSASKVLAQERGAFPGYPDSVFAQKNLGPYRNATTTTIAPTGTLSILAGCSSGIEPLFALSFSRHVMDGETLLEVNKHFEQALRQTDWYSQSLMRQVAEKGTIRDMDYLPRDLREVFVTSMDFEPIWHLRMQAAFQKYTDNAVSKTVNLPHSATEEDISSIYWAAYELGCKGVTVYRDGCKAEQVLSTGSGSEKAEAKNGVPVRERPDVIYGFTQKVQTGLGDLYLTVNEVDGKPFEVFATIGRSGRSITAKAEAIGRLVSLALRSGVHVRDVVAQLKGIGGEHPVFQKKGLLLSIPDAVAWILENRYLKEATPTGDAAHSLVKPGCPECGQELMFQEGCFICQACGYTKCG from the coding sequence ATGGAACTCAATCCCAACGCACAGCTGGTGCTGACCAAACGATATCTGCGCAAGGGGGCCGATGGTGAGCCCATTGAAGGCATTGAGGATTTATTTGAACGGGTTGCCGGGAGCATCGCCAGGGAGGAGTCCAAGTACGAGAACTCGCCGTACAACGTCTCTGAGTTGACGACCCGGTTCTACGATCTGATGACCAGCTTTCGCTTTTTGCCCAACTCCCCGACCCTGATGAATGCAGGGACAGACCTGGGGCAGTTGGCTGCCTGCTTCGTCATTCCGGTGGAGGATTCCATGGACGGAATCTTCGATGCCATCAAGTACGCGGCCCTGATCCATAAGTCCGGCGGCGGGACGGGGTTTTCCTTCTCCCGTCTTCGGCCCCAAAAAAGCAGGGTAGGGTCCACCGGGGGGATCGCGTCCGGTCCGATTTCCTTTCTCAAGATCTTTAATACGGCCACGGAACAGGTCAAGCAGGGCGGAACCAGGCGGGGTGCGAACATGGGCATCCTGCGGGTGGATCATCCGGATATCCTGGAGTTCATCCGGGCCAAGGAACGGGAGGGGAAGCTGAACAACTTCAACCTGTCCGTGGCCTTGACCGAAAAGTTCATGCAGGCTGTGGACAAGGACGAAGAGTATCCGCTCATCGCTCCGCACACCGGGGAGGAAAAGGGGTCTCTGCGGGCCAGGGAAGTCTACCATCTCCTGGTCCAAAAGGCCTGGGAAAGCGGGGACCCGGGGATCATCTTCCTGGACCGCATCAACCGGGACAATCCCACCCCGCAGCTTGGAGAGATTGAGGCCACCAATCCCTGTGTTCCAGCCGATACCTTTGTTCAGACCAGTCAAGGTCCCAGGCAGGTACAGGATCTGCTTGGAGGCCAAGTGCGGCTGCAGGTCAATGGCCGGGAGCATGTATCCACCGAGCACGGATTTTTTCATACTGGCCGGAAAAGGATTGCTGAGCTGCAGACGGCTGAAGGCTACACACTGCGCTTGACCCCGGAGCATAAGGTTCTGAGGGCGGCAAGCATGACCCGATATGTGCTTCGGACGGAGTGGGTACAGGCGAAACAGCTTGTTCCCGGGGATAAAGTCCTGATCAATGATCATCGGGAGATACCGGCATGGCCTGGAGCGTTGGGGCAGGCTGAGGGGTATTTGATTGGTCTGCTGTTGGGTGATGGGACCTTGAAGCAGGACAAGGCTGTCCTTTCAGCATGGGTTCAGGAAGATGCTGTTAATGGACAGCCAAGGGATCATGTGGCCTGTTCAGGCATTATGCAGGCTGTATTGGAGTATGCCCAGGAGCTGCCTCACAGGTCCGATTTTCAAGGATGGCAAAAGATTGCCGGGCGGAATGAATATCGGCTGAGCCTTGGCTCTTTGAAAAGCATCGCATTAGGGCTGGGCCTGCAGCCTGGACACAAACAGATAACCCCGGCTGTGGAAAAGACTTCTTCTGCATTTTATGCCGGCTTTTTGCGTGGCCTCTTTGATGCCGACGGCTCGGTGCAGGGAGATCAGAACAAAGGAGTGAGCCTTCGTTTGGCCCAGAGCAATGCAGCTACCCTGCAGGCAGTGCAGCGGATGCTTCTCAGGATGGGCATTGCTTCCTGCATATACCGCAACCGGCGTGAAGCCGGCCAAAAGGATATGCCCAACGGCCAAGGCGGCATGAAGTCCTACCGGATTCAAAGCCAGCATGAGCTGATTATAACCGGTGATAATCTAGCTCGGTATGCAGAACGGATAGGATTTCACGATGCGGAAAAAGCCGAAAAATTGCAGACTGCCCTTGCCAGTTACAAGCGGAGACTGAATCGAGAACGGTTTACATGCACGTTTACCGGTTTAGAGGATTGTGGGTGGGAAGATGTTTTCGACGTCCAGGTTCCAAATGGCCACGCCTTTGATGCCAATGGGCTGATCGCGCACAACTGCGGCGAGCAACCGCTTTTGCCGTATGAGGCCTGCAATCTGGGATCCATCAATGTCGATGCCTTTTACTCTGAGACGGCTGAGGACGGAGTGGACTGGAACGGGCTGAAGGAGACCATCCATCTCAGCGTCCGTTTTCTGGACAATGTCATCGACGCCTCCCGCTATCCCCTGCCCCAGATTACGGATATGGTGCACACCAACCGGAAGATCGGCCTGGGGATCATGGGCTGGGCGGATCTGCTGTATCAGCTGCACATACCCTACAACAGCCGCCGGGCCTTGAGCATGGGCGAAAAGCTCATGGATTTTCTGCATCAGGAGTCCCGTTCCGCATCCAAGGTTCTGGCTCAGGAACGGGGGGCGTTTCCCGGGTATCCGGATTCGGTCTTCGCCCAGAAGAATCTGGGACCCTACCGGAACGCGACCACCACGACCATCGCCCCCACCGGGACCCTGTCCATCCTGGCCGGCTGCTCCTCCGGGATCGAACCGCTTTTCGCCCTGAGCTTTTCCCGGCATGTCATGGATGGAGAAACCCTGCTGGAGGTGAACAAGCACTTTGAACAGGCCCTGCGCCAGACGGACTGGTACAGCCAGAGCCTGATGCGCCAGGTGGCGGAAAAGGGAACCATCCGGGACATGGACTATCTTCCTCGGGATCTGCGGGAGGTCTTCGTCACTTCCATGGATTTCGAGCCCATCTGGCATCTGCGGATGCAGGCCGCTTTTCAGAAGTATACGGATAATGCGGTGTCCAAGACGGTCAACCTTCCCCATTCAGCCACTGAAGAGGATATCTCGTCCATTTACTGGGCGGCCTATGAGCTGGGGTGCAAGGGAGTGACCGTTTACCGGGACGGCTGCAAGGCTGAGCAGGTTCTGAGCACCGGGAGCGGCTCGGAAAAGGCGGAGGCCAAGAACGGGGTGCCGGTCCGGGAACGTCCGGACGTGATCTACGGTTTTACCCAGAAAGTGCAGACCGGTCTGGGAGATCTGTATCTCACGGTCAATGAGGTGGACGGCAAGCCGTTTGAGGTCTTTGCCACCATCGGCCGTTCCGGCCGGTCCATTACGGCCAAGGCCGAGGCCATCGGCCGGCTGGTCTCCCTGGCTCTGCGTTCCGGGGTCCATGTCCGGGATGTTGTGGCTCAGCTCAAGGGCATTGGCGGAGAGCATCCAGTGTTCCAGAAAAAAGGGCTGTTGCTGTCCATTCCCGATGCCGTGGCCTGGATTCTGGAGAACAGATACCTGAAAGAAGCCACACCAACGGGTGACGCCGCTCACAGCCTGGTCAAACCGGGTTGTCCGGAATGCGGGCAGGAGCTCATGTTCCAGGAAGGATGCTTTATCTGTCAGGCCTGCGGGTACACCAAATGCGGATAG
- a CDS encoding flavodoxin family protein produces MVEETTVLGICGSPRKKATHRAVQWALEQFETEHGLHTDFFSVRGKSINFCIHCDVCVKKKQGCVHQDDLQELYPLMQKADIWVLGSPVYHGHISAQLKAVLDRTRALLGRDRHMLRNKLGMGIAVGGDRNGGQEQVLHTVIDFCLINEMVPVSGGVFGSNLGGTVWSQDKGGAGMDADQEGLKSIRKSIARAVALHQKLGA; encoded by the coding sequence ATGGTTGAGGAGACAACAGTTCTCGGCATCTGCGGAAGTCCGAGGAAAAAGGCCACGCACAGGGCGGTACAGTGGGCCCTGGAGCAGTTTGAAACCGAACACGGCCTGCACACCGACTTCTTTTCCGTGCGGGGCAAAAGCATCAACTTCTGCATCCACTGCGATGTGTGCGTGAAGAAGAAGCAGGGCTGCGTGCATCAGGACGACCTGCAGGAGCTGTATCCCCTGATGCAAAAGGCGGATATATGGGTCCTGGGCAGTCCGGTCTACCACGGGCACATCAGCGCCCAGCTTAAGGCAGTGCTGGACCGGACCCGGGCCCTGTTGGGCCGGGACCGGCACATGCTGCGCAACAAGCTGGGCATGGGGATCGCCGTGGGCGGGGACCGGAACGGAGGTCAGGAGCAGGTCCTGCACACGGTGATCGATTTCTGCTTGATCAATGAGATGGTGCCGGTCAGCGGCGGGGTATTCGGGTCCAATCTGGGCGGAACCGTGTGGTCCCAGGACAAGGGGGGGGCTGGCATGGATGCGGACCAGGAGGGCCTGAAAAGCATCCGCAAGAGCATCGCCCGGGCGGTCGCCCTGCATCAGAAACTCGGGGCCTAG
- a CDS encoding PulJ/GspJ family protein, translating to MRQKLQHLQKLCSSPAHSPAICLLSSVFCSLPSSSRPLPLALGPSPSALGPRPSASGFTLIEILVALTVTAIVFTALFGVFNRVTDVAGNIEKKGRLSQEARLVMLQIQRDLESMVRSPANATGSQESASNATQPVPFAGYSPNSDLFLAQTPILEFSTRSDLDANATFPGNRIHKVAYWLEQNGEENGRAGELHRSQVPLVNTVSEAGNGEQQPEQVLLSSRIQSLHLAFYDPEENRMVSSWGREESGQRSGGLKPPPFVLVQVRFTLDDSVSKRFISLHQLGELETDISYLPELITE from the coding sequence ATGAGACAGAAACTCCAGCATCTCCAAAAACTGTGTTCATCCCCCGCACATTCCCCGGCTATATGCCTCCTGTCTTCTGTTTTCTGTTCTCTGCCCTCTTCCTCTCGACCTCTGCCCTTAGCCCTTGGCCCTTCGCCCTCGGCCCTCGGCCCTCGGCCCTCCGCTTCCGGCTTCACCCTGATTGAGATCCTGGTGGCCCTGACAGTGACGGCCATTGTGTTCACCGCTCTGTTCGGGGTCTTTAACCGGGTTACAGATGTTGCCGGAAACATAGAAAAAAAAGGTCGGCTTTCCCAGGAAGCGCGTCTGGTTATGCTCCAAATCCAGCGCGACCTGGAATCAATGGTCCGCAGCCCGGCCAACGCCACCGGCTCGCAAGAAAGCGCCTCCAACGCAACCCAGCCCGTCCCCTTCGCAGGGTACAGCCCAAATTCCGATCTGTTCCTTGCCCAGACTCCGATACTTGAGTTCAGCACCAGGTCCGACCTGGATGCCAACGCCACCTTCCCCGGAAACCGGATACACAAAGTGGCTTACTGGCTGGAGCAGAACGGGGAGGAAAACGGCCGGGCCGGTGAACTGCACCGGTCTCAGGTCCCGCTGGTCAACACGGTATCCGAGGCAGGAAACGGTGAGCAGCAGCCAGAGCAGGTACTGCTCAGCTCCAGGATACAATCCCTGCACCTGGCTTTCTATGATCCGGAAGAGAACAGGATGGTTTCGTCATGGGGGCGGGAGGAGAGTGGGCAACGGTCCGGGGGCCTTAAGCCCCCGCCTTTTGTCTTGGTCCAGGTCCGCTTCACCCTGGACGATTCGGTGAGCAAACGCTTCATCAGCCTGCACCAGCTGGGGGAGCTGGAGACGGATATTTCCTATCTTCCGGAGCTGATCACAGAGTAA
- a CDS encoding prepilin-type N-terminal cleavage/methylation domain-containing protein, which produces MPSSSGFTLIEVLVSLSILSIALVAVLHNALSVQDVFISTQSRERCAMLAEFKLNQSKILGVDNMVQGQGEFEHYPGFMWEVRIDPTRVQELTAITVTAYPKGGDRKAQGITLREYMYEPGRDTTQ; this is translated from the coding sequence ATGCCCTCCTCCTCCGGATTCACCCTGATCGAGGTTTTGGTCAGTCTGAGCATCTTGTCCATTGCCCTGGTCGCTGTCCTGCACAACGCCCTGTCCGTCCAGGACGTGTTCATCAGCACCCAAAGCCGGGAACGCTGCGCCATGCTGGCCGAGTTCAAGCTGAATCAGAGCAAAATCCTGGGAGTGGACAACATGGTCCAGGGTCAAGGGGAGTTTGAGCACTATCCGGGGTTCATGTGGGAGGTTCGGATCGATCCCACCCGGGTCCAGGAGCTGACCGCAATCACGGTTACTGCGTATCCAAAAGGCGGGGATCGGAAAGCTCAGGGGATCACCCTGCGCGAATACATGTATGAGCCGGGCAGGGACACAACCCAATGA
- a CDS encoding GspH/FimT family pseudopilin has protein sequence MPHASSPGFTLMEIMVVLLILSLTMGLSIASIRGGLGTDGFKSDLRRMRALFTDLRHQAMLDRQPHVLHLDLDSGEKAKYWTENRTGRDSRPDKNPLLTGETDLQGIQVGSGQRRSSGEVQIVFSPRGYAQPSRFFLLDGGRPKTLVLQAFSPELKIEQEP, from the coding sequence ATGCCCCATGCTTCTTCTCCCGGCTTCACCCTCATGGAGATCATGGTGGTGCTTCTCATCCTGTCCCTGACCATGGGGCTCTCCATCGCCTCCATCCGCGGCGGACTCGGAACCGACGGGTTCAAGTCCGATCTGCGCCGAATGCGCGCTCTGTTTACAGACCTGCGCCATCAGGCCATGCTGGACCGGCAGCCCCACGTTCTCCACCTGGACCTGGACAGCGGGGAAAAGGCAAAATACTGGACAGAAAACAGAACAGGCCGGGACAGCCGCCCGGACAAAAACCCCTTGCTCACCGGTGAGACTGACCTCCAGGGGATACAAGTCGGGTCCGGGCAACGGCGCAGCTCCGGGGAGGTGCAGATTGTCTTCAGCCCTCGCGGATACGCCCAGCCCTCCCGCTTTTTTCTCCTGGATGGCGGCCGGCCCAAGACCCTTGTGCTCCAGGCCTTTTCCCCGGAACTGAAAATCGAACAAGAGCCGTGA
- the gspG gene encoding type II secretion system major pseudopilin GspG: protein MNLQQTGDRKKAGFTLIELMVVIVILGILAGLIVPRLTDKPDKARVVKTKMQIENLAMAVKQFKLNNGFFPSTEQGLKALAEKPGVGQTPRNYPENGYISQIPDDPWGNEYVYIYPGEHEEFDLFSLGADGEQGGDGFNADIGNWNLN from the coding sequence ATGAACTTGCAACAGACTGGAGACAGGAAAAAGGCCGGTTTTACCCTGATCGAGCTCATGGTGGTCATCGTCATCCTGGGCATTTTGGCCGGGCTGATCGTGCCCAGGCTGACCGACAAGCCGGACAAGGCCCGGGTGGTCAAGACCAAGATGCAGATCGAGAACCTGGCCATGGCTGTGAAGCAGTTCAAGCTGAACAACGGCTTTTTCCCCAGCACTGAGCAGGGGCTCAAGGCCCTGGCCGAAAAGCCGGGGGTGGGACAGACACCGCGCAACTATCCGGAAAACGGATATATATCCCAGATTCCGGACGATCCCTGGGGCAATGAGTACGTCTATATCTATCCCGGAGAACATGAGGAGTTTGACCTCTTCTCCCTGGGTGCGGACGGAGAGCAGGGAGGGGACGGATTCAACGCTGATATCGGAAACTGGAATCTGAATTGA
- the gspF gene encoding type II secretion system inner membrane protein GspF: MPVYEYIALDRKGKEHKGIISADSGRMVQDSLRRDGLYPRRIDPLPAQSAPSLSGWRSRLFNRVNSGDLVVAIRQLATLLSAGIPLASCLDSVLQQVKKGGLYRTLAQIRERINEGSSLAAAMEEQRQAFPPTYAAMVRAGESSGTLELVLERLADFGEQQESLKRKLQSSLAYPALILLVSLGVVFFLMSYVVPKVTQIFLDFEQALPLPTIILIQISEVFHAYWWVVPLLLAAAGLALKRMASSSRGRPVLDAWLLRMPLLGSLLHHIVLSRYCHTLGTLLKNEVALLQALKIVRNVVSNSLVQQATDRIIKEVSEGSSLAKPMARGTLFPPTMVQLVSAGEQSGQLDAMFLKVAQNSENYVSNRLTALTSLLEPVMILVLGGIVGFVVLAVLLPIFDMSQLIR, encoded by the coding sequence ATGCCTGTATATGAATACATAGCACTTGACCGCAAAGGGAAGGAGCACAAGGGGATCATCAGCGCAGACAGCGGACGCATGGTCCAGGACAGTCTGCGCCGGGACGGCCTGTATCCCCGGCGGATAGACCCCCTTCCGGCCCAATCCGCGCCCTCCCTTTCCGGGTGGCGGAGCCGGCTGTTCAATCGGGTCAACTCCGGGGATTTGGTGGTGGCCATCCGGCAGCTGGCCACCCTGCTGTCCGCCGGAATCCCCCTGGCCTCCTGTCTGGACAGCGTCTTGCAGCAGGTCAAGAAAGGCGGACTGTACCGCACCCTGGCCCAGATCAGGGAACGGATCAACGAGGGATCCAGTCTGGCCGCAGCAATGGAAGAGCAGCGCCAGGCATTCCCTCCAACCTATGCGGCCATGGTCCGGGCCGGGGAGAGCTCCGGGACCCTGGAGCTGGTCCTGGAGCGTTTGGCCGATTTCGGGGAGCAGCAGGAGTCCTTAAAACGCAAGCTGCAGTCCAGCCTGGCCTACCCGGCCCTCATCCTCCTGGTCAGCCTGGGGGTCGTCTTTTTCCTCATGTCCTACGTGGTGCCCAAGGTGACCCAGATCTTTCTGGATTTCGAGCAGGCCCTGCCCCTGCCCACCATCATCCTCATCCAGATCAGCGAGGTCTTCCATGCCTACTGGTGGGTTGTGCCCCTGCTCTTGGCCGCCGCAGGCCTGGCCCTGAAGCGCATGGCCTCCAGCAGCCGGGGGCGGCCCGTGCTGGACGCATGGCTGCTGCGCATGCCCCTGCTTGGGTCCCTGCTGCACCACATTGTCCTCAGCCGGTACTGCCATACCCTGGGGACCCTGCTCAAAAACGAAGTCGCCCTGCTCCAGGCCCTGAAGATCGTCCGCAATGTGGTCTCCAACTCCCTTGTCCAACAGGCCACGGACCGGATCATCAAGGAGGTCAGCGAAGGCAGCTCCCTGGCCAAGCCCATGGCCCGTGGCACCCTGTTCCCCCCGACCATGGTCCAGCTGGTCAGCGCGGGAGAACAAAGCGGACAGCTGGATGCCATGTTCCTGAAAGTGGCCCAGAACAGCGAGAACTACGTCTCCAACCGCCTGACCGCATTGACCAGCCTGCTGGAGCCGGTCATGATTCTGGTTCTGGGCGGCATCGTCGGCTTTGTTGTGCTGGCTGTGCTGCTGCCGATTTTCGATATGAGTCAGCTGATTCGATGA
- the gspE gene encoding type II secretion system ATPase GspE, with protein sequence MHYTLQSYLTSHGVIQTEDLAAYRTGRTNGQTLTRFLLQEKRASEKDLLAAYAHVLDLPVQDSIADDAIQPGLVNDLSIHFLKAHTLLPLRLEGDTATVVLSDPLDILALDQLRILLKVRRIDSVLAPSEAVLSAVNRAFGHVQNGAEHIIQGLDAEDSESFFNEFDEEISADLLDETSEAPVIKLVNHILSQAVHYKASDIHIEPYQQELKIRFRMDGVLYDILTLPKKLHPAVVSRVKILASLNIAEKRIPQDGRINIRIGDREVDLRVSSLPTAFGERLVLRLLEKDVRVLNLQEIGMSREHLDIFEKLIRISHGIILVTGPTGSGKTTTLYSALTQINTPDKNILTIEDPIEYQLDGIGQMQVNSRIGLTFANGLRSMVRQDPDVILVGEIRDLETAEIAIQAALTGHLVFSTLHTNDSSGAITRLIDMGIEPFLVSSSVHAILAQRLVRRLCPNCKQSYAPAELELKELGPGAKGLEGRFFKPVGCEACLQTGYKGRTGIFEFLRVSEAIQSLVLHTSESNQIRQLAVKEGMRTLRQDGVRKVLAGETSIDEVLRVTQV encoded by the coding sequence ATGCATTATACGCTGCAATCCTATCTTACCTCCCACGGCGTGATTCAAACCGAGGACCTCGCTGCCTATCGCACCGGGAGAACAAACGGACAGACCCTGACCCGTTTCCTGCTCCAGGAAAAAAGGGCTTCGGAAAAGGATCTCCTGGCGGCCTACGCCCATGTCCTGGACCTGCCGGTTCAGGACAGCATCGCAGACGACGCTATTCAGCCCGGTCTGGTCAATGACCTGTCCATTCATTTTCTCAAGGCCCATACCCTGCTCCCCTTGCGCCTTGAAGGGGACACAGCCACTGTCGTCCTCAGCGACCCTCTGGACATTTTGGCCCTGGATCAGCTCAGGATCCTGCTCAAAGTCCGGCGCATCGACTCCGTCCTGGCCCCGAGCGAAGCTGTTTTGTCCGCAGTGAACAGGGCCTTTGGGCATGTGCAGAACGGGGCCGAGCATATCATCCAGGGCCTGGATGCAGAAGACAGCGAATCCTTTTTCAACGAATTCGACGAGGAAATCAGCGCCGACCTGCTGGATGAGACCAGCGAGGCCCCGGTGATCAAGCTGGTCAACCATATCCTGTCCCAGGCCGTGCACTACAAGGCCAGCGACATCCATATCGAGCCCTATCAGCAGGAGCTGAAGATCCGCTTCCGCATGGACGGGGTACTCTACGACATCCTGACCCTGCCCAAAAAGCTGCATCCAGCCGTGGTCTCCAGAGTCAAGATCCTGGCCAGCCTGAACATCGCCGAAAAACGCATCCCCCAGGACGGGCGGATCAATATCCGGATCGGAGACCGGGAGGTGGACCTGCGGGTTTCCTCCCTGCCCACCGCCTTTGGAGAACGTCTGGTCCTCCGTCTCCTGGAAAAGGACGTCCGGGTCCTGAATCTGCAGGAGATCGGCATGAGCCGGGAACACCTGGACATCTTTGAAAAACTGATCCGTATCTCCCACGGAATCATCCTGGTCACCGGGCCCACGGGCAGCGGCAAGACCACCACCCTGTATTCGGCCTTGACCCAAATCAATACCCCGGACAAGAACATCCTGACCATCGAAGACCCTATTGAGTACCAGCTGGACGGCATCGGGCAGATGCAGGTCAACTCCAGGATCGGGCTGACCTTTGCCAACGGCCTGCGCTCCATGGTCCGCCAGGACCCGGACGTGATCCTGGTCGGGGAGATCCGGGACCTGGAAACCGCGGAAATCGCCATCCAGGCCGCCCTCACCGGCCACCTGGTCTTTTCCACCCTGCATACCAACGACTCCTCCGGGGCCATTACCAGGCTCATCGATATGGGCATTGAGCCCTTCCTGGTCTCCTCCTCTGTGCATGCCATCCTGGCCCAGCGCCTGGTCCGCCGCCTGTGCCCCAACTGCAAGCAGTCCTATGCGCCGGCCGAGCTGGAACTCAAAGAGCTCGGTCCCGGGGCCAAGGGGCTGGAGGGACGGTTCTTCAAGCCGGTGGGCTGCGAGGCCTGCCTGCAGACCGGATACAAGGGCCGGACCGGGATCTTCGAGTTTCTGCGGGTCAGCGAGGCGATCCAGTCCCTGGTCCTGCACACCTCGGAATCCAACCAGATCCGTCAGCTGGCCGTGAAGGAAGGCATGCGCACCCTGCGCCAGGACGGAGTGCGCAAGGTCCTGGCCGGGGAAACCAGCATCGATGAGGTCCTCCGGGTCACCCAGGTATAA